In Saccharicrinis fermentans DSM 9555 = JCM 21142, a genomic segment contains:
- a CDS encoding tetratricopeptide repeat protein, with translation MDISNIKIQQDTIESALAQKRVKDALSVLGALMKTHPEGYLLDQHYNLELTYKSMLRYTMEGVNDPERSKVYDNILRTCYTLSDQLFSSINYTHSSGIFYETKRNLFAKESKDLKELIHLLYGELTQQKIADQAGLQSSSNNETAILIFNKLWVTEKLSNEEIDDLRQLIRDTSVHYSYRSIFISALTMGLLQEFSLDKTLLLFDFIDHPENELKQRAITGLILNLYKYDNRLKYFPEISARIKLIEGNENLINNFITIITQLIRTRETEKISKKLTDEIIPEVVKMQPNLRNKLGLENMLGEKFNEGENPEWEDFFKDSPELMNKLEELTELQMEGADVFLNTFKMLKHFSFFNGISNWLIPFYLENEELKATLKDDSNIFASKAIQNSLANSGFLCNSDKYSLFLSIPHMPSFQKDMMGNMLEQQLEQMDEIEKDEKLVKAGKESSIISNRYIQDLYRFYKLHPQHGQFEDVFSWRMDFYNKCFFKQLTDGIHELRQIAEFFFKKEYYQEASEAFYLIAQQSIDNIEVIQKLAYCYQQLETYNEALNNYLKADILKPEQLWTTKKIALMYKLLKKPQKALEYYRIAERLKPEDLHTQASIGNCHLDLKDYSQALKYYFKVEYLDQKNTKIWRPIAWCSFVTGNYDQAEKYYQKLLATNSRTYDLVNIGHVLWCKNNRKEALKYYQKSILQMKNKDVFFDTFKEDIPVLQKNGIAKEDIPMMLDQLKYLLEE, from the coding sequence ATGGACATTTCAAACATCAAGATACAACAAGATACAATAGAAAGCGCACTTGCCCAAAAAAGAGTCAAAGACGCTTTGTCTGTGCTTGGCGCATTAATGAAAACACATCCTGAAGGCTATTTACTGGATCAACACTACAACCTGGAACTAACATACAAAAGTATGCTCAGGTACACAATGGAAGGAGTAAACGACCCTGAACGCTCAAAGGTTTATGACAATATCTTGAGAACATGTTACACCTTATCTGATCAACTTTTTTCTTCCATCAACTACACACATTCCAGCGGCATCTTTTACGAAACAAAAAGGAATTTATTCGCAAAAGAATCGAAGGATTTAAAAGAGTTGATTCATTTACTTTACGGCGAGCTTACTCAACAAAAAATAGCAGATCAAGCTGGTCTTCAAAGCAGTTCAAACAACGAAACGGCCATTCTCATATTTAATAAATTATGGGTAACAGAAAAGTTATCCAATGAAGAAATAGACGACCTAAGACAGCTAATACGTGACACCTCTGTCCACTATAGCTACCGAAGTATTTTTATTTCGGCCCTAACCATGGGACTGCTACAAGAATTTAGCTTAGATAAAACGCTCTTATTGTTCGATTTTATAGATCATCCCGAGAACGAACTAAAACAAAGAGCCATCACAGGACTGATACTAAACCTTTACAAATATGACAACAGACTAAAGTATTTTCCGGAGATATCAGCCAGAATAAAGTTAATAGAAGGTAACGAAAACTTAATTAATAATTTTATTACCATCATCACCCAGTTAATTCGGACCAGAGAAACAGAAAAGATATCAAAAAAACTAACAGATGAGATTATTCCTGAGGTAGTTAAAATGCAGCCTAACCTAAGAAATAAATTAGGTTTAGAAAATATGCTAGGAGAGAAATTCAACGAAGGAGAAAATCCAGAATGGGAAGATTTCTTCAAAGATTCGCCAGAGTTGATGAACAAACTAGAAGAGCTCACCGAATTGCAAATGGAAGGTGCCGATGTATTTTTAAATACCTTTAAAATGTTAAAACACTTTAGCTTCTTTAACGGCATCAGTAACTGGCTCATTCCTTTTTATCTCGAAAACGAAGAATTAAAAGCAACACTAAAGGACGATTCAAATATATTTGCATCAAAGGCTATTCAAAACAGTCTGGCCAATTCCGGTTTCCTTTGTAATTCCGACAAGTATTCATTGTTTTTGAGCATTCCGCACATGCCGTCATTTCAAAAAGATATGATGGGAAATATGTTAGAACAACAGCTGGAACAAATGGATGAAATAGAGAAAGATGAAAAGTTGGTAAAAGCCGGAAAAGAAAGCTCTATCATATCAAACAGGTACATTCAGGATCTTTATCGTTTTTACAAGCTACACCCCCAACACGGTCAGTTTGAAGACGTATTTTCCTGGAGAATGGATTTTTATAATAAATGTTTTTTTAAACAATTAACAGATGGCATTCATGAGTTAAGACAGATTGCAGAATTCTTCTTCAAAAAAGAATATTACCAAGAAGCCTCCGAAGCCTTTTATTTAATAGCACAACAGAGTATCGATAACATTGAAGTTATTCAAAAATTAGCTTATTGTTATCAACAATTAGAAACATACAATGAAGCACTAAATAACTACTTAAAGGCAGATATATTAAAACCAGAACAACTCTGGACAACAAAAAAAATTGCTTTAATGTATAAACTGTTAAAAAAACCACAGAAGGCGTTGGAGTATTATCGCATCGCAGAAAGGCTTAAACCTGAGGATTTGCACACCCAGGCTTCAATAGGTAACTGCCACCTCGACCTAAAAGATTATTCTCAAGCCCTCAAATACTATTTTAAAGTAGAATATCTTGACCAGAAAAACACTAAGATATGGCGTCCTATTGCATGGTGCTCTTTTGTAACCGGAAACTATGACCAAGCCGAGAAATATTACCAAAAACTACTCGCTACAAACTCCAGGACCTACGATTTAGTGAATATAGGACATGTACTATGGTGCAAAAACAATCGTAAAGAGGCTTTAAAATATTACCAAAAGTCCATCTTACAAATGAAAAATAAAGATGTTTTTTTTGATACATTCAAGGAAGACATACCTGTTCTTCAGAAAAATGGCATTGCCAAAGAAGATATACCAATGATGTTAGACCAATTAAAATATTTACTGGAAGAATAA
- a CDS encoding DUF3859 domain-containing protein, with amino-acid sequence MAKKNIDSELYSYGIYSSWDRSSKELPKLKKITDEIPLQLDIEFGYVIRLRGAKGKRIQYKIDHPPFLDEQGSPAEPFTGEYFVNSNDYEFFLGDTIWEPIHNKKGEWTLTTWLDGKVLYKKSLYVKGV; translated from the coding sequence ATGGCAAAAAAGAATATTGATTCAGAATTATATAGCTACGGTATCTATTCCAGCTGGGATCGTAGCTCCAAAGAACTACCAAAGCTAAAAAAAATCACGGATGAGATACCATTACAACTGGATATTGAATTCGGATATGTCATACGATTACGCGGAGCAAAAGGCAAACGGATACAATATAAAATTGACCATCCACCTTTTCTTGACGAACAAGGATCACCTGCGGAACCATTTACAGGTGAATACTTTGTCAACTCAAACGATTATGAATTCTTTCTCGGCGATACCATTTGGGAACCCATTCATAACAAAAAAGGAGAATGGACATTGACCACCTGGCTAGACGGAAAAGTGCTGTATAAAAAATCCTTGTACGTAAAAGGAGTCTAA
- a CDS encoding LytR/AlgR family response regulator transcription factor — protein MLKAVIIDDEISARLSIEKILQMYLHDVIEVVASGDNLTDAISFIKQYSPDIVFLDITMPHQSGLDLFNYFDTISFDVIFITAHQQYAVDAVGLGASGYLLKPIKPKQIVDAVLKINLKKNSTSPSQSQNNDAAYNTCKLLVNHQKGVHIVSYNEIKAIVADGNYCKIFKTSGDPLYVSRTIGSIEENLPQNHFFRTHRSCIVNLNYITEIDKEKNLILLSNIETPLASANLKPLIEELSKLANNHI, from the coding sequence ATGCTGAAGGCTGTAATTATAGACGATGAGATTTCTGCAAGATTAAGTATTGAAAAGATATTACAAATGTACCTCCATGACGTTATTGAAGTAGTAGCTTCGGGGGATAATTTAACAGATGCAATTTCATTTATCAAACAATATTCACCGGATATTGTATTTTTAGACATAACAATGCCCCATCAGTCAGGGCTCGATCTCTTTAACTACTTTGATACTATTAGTTTTGATGTGATTTTTATTACCGCGCATCAACAATATGCGGTGGATGCTGTTGGACTAGGTGCGTCGGGTTACTTATTAAAACCCATTAAACCTAAACAAATTGTAGATGCCGTTTTAAAAATTAATTTAAAGAAAAATAGCACCTCCCCTTCACAATCACAAAACAACGACGCAGCATACAACACATGTAAACTCCTGGTCAACCACCAAAAAGGTGTTCATATAGTATCATACAATGAAATAAAAGCCATTGTTGCGGACGGAAATTATTGTAAAATATTTAAAACATCCGGAGACCCATTATACGTATCCAGAACCATTGGAAGCATTGAAGAAAATTTACCTCAAAATCATTTTTTTAGAACACATAGATCCTGCATTGTAAACTTAAACTATATTACCGAAATTGACAAAGAGAAAAACCTGATACTATTATCTAATATAGAAACCCCTTTGGCCTCGGCCAATTTAAAACCGTTGATCGAAGAACTATCTAAACTTGCCAATAATCACATTTAA
- a CDS encoding DUF4294 domain-containing protein — protein MITLFKYTLQDMYIIRHIILFLLFVTVSQLYGQSQDSIKAVVNYVDKKLIDGDTLPHVDIGEIKVVPPWKFKNKRQRYRYNRMVVNIKKTLPYARLAQKRLNEISVSLDTIKGKKKRKEFIKHSEKELFNEFEQPLKKLTYSQGRMLIKLIDRETGDTSYQLIKDLKGGFSAFMWQSVARIFGSNLKSEFDAQGDDAMIEHIILMIDNGML, from the coding sequence ATGATTACGTTATTCAAATACACGTTGCAGGATATGTATATTATTCGTCATATTATATTGTTTTTGTTATTTGTCACTGTTTCGCAGCTTTATGGGCAATCGCAAGATTCTATTAAGGCTGTTGTCAATTATGTAGATAAAAAACTGATTGATGGAGATACCTTGCCTCATGTTGATATTGGGGAGATAAAGGTAGTTCCTCCTTGGAAATTCAAAAATAAACGTCAGCGCTACCGCTATAACCGTATGGTGGTAAATATAAAAAAGACACTACCCTACGCACGATTGGCTCAAAAACGATTGAATGAAATATCGGTTTCGCTTGATACTATTAAGGGTAAGAAGAAGCGAAAGGAATTTATAAAACATTCTGAAAAAGAGTTGTTTAATGAATTTGAGCAACCTTTAAAGAAGTTAACCTATTCCCAGGGTAGAATGTTGATAAAATTAATCGACAGGGAAACAGGTGATACCAGTTATCAGTTAATTAAAGATTTGAAAGGTGGGTTTTCTGCCTTTATGTGGCAATCCGTGGCTCGAATATTCGGATCAAATTTAAAATCCGAATTCGATGCACAGGGAGATGATGCTATGATTGAGCATATTATTCTAATGATTGATAATGGAATGTTATAA
- the ychF gene encoding redox-regulated ATPase YchF, whose protein sequence is MGLQCGIVGLPNVGKSTLFNCLSNAKAQSANFPFCTIEPNVGVITVPDERLVKLEELVQPQRVLPATVEIVDIAGLVKGASKGEGLGNKFLSNIRETDAIIHVLRCFDNDNITHVDGSVDPVRDKEVIDMELQLKDLETVEARLQKSEKAAKSSKDPEMKKLVEVLYLYKEALESGKSARSVELTDTQEKVAHDLWLLTNKPILYVCNVDEASVIDGNSYVDAVKNAVADENAEVLIIAAQTEADIAELDSYEERQMFLEDIGLKESGVAKLIRSAYRLLNLETYFTAGVKEVRAWTYPKGAVAPQAAGVIHSDFEKGFIRAEVIKYSDFVQYKSELGCKEAGKMSIEGKEYVVQDGDIMHFRFNV, encoded by the coding sequence ATGGGATTACAATGTGGAATCGTAGGTTTACCCAATGTAGGTAAATCAACCTTGTTTAATTGTCTATCGAATGCTAAAGCGCAGTCGGCTAACTTTCCTTTTTGTACCATAGAACCGAACGTTGGGGTTATTACTGTACCCGATGAGCGGTTGGTTAAATTGGAAGAATTAGTTCAGCCACAAAGGGTGTTGCCTGCAACCGTTGAGATTGTTGATATTGCGGGATTAGTGAAAGGCGCAAGCAAGGGCGAAGGTTTAGGTAATAAATTCTTGTCCAACATACGTGAGACAGATGCTATCATTCATGTTTTACGTTGTTTCGATAACGATAATATTACCCATGTGGATGGTTCTGTAGATCCTGTTCGCGATAAGGAAGTGATTGATATGGAGCTTCAGTTAAAGGATTTGGAAACGGTTGAAGCCAGGCTACAGAAGTCGGAAAAAGCAGCCAAATCTTCCAAGGATCCTGAAATGAAGAAGTTGGTAGAAGTGCTTTATTTATATAAAGAAGCACTGGAATCAGGTAAGTCCGCTCGTTCTGTAGAGCTGACAGATACGCAGGAGAAAGTAGCTCATGATCTATGGTTATTGACAAATAAACCTATTCTTTATGTGTGCAATGTTGACGAGGCATCGGTTATTGATGGTAATAGTTATGTTGATGCCGTTAAAAATGCAGTTGCTGATGAAAATGCAGAAGTGTTAATTATTGCGGCGCAGACAGAAGCCGATATTGCAGAGTTGGATTCTTATGAAGAGCGTCAAATGTTTCTGGAAGATATAGGTCTGAAGGAATCGGGCGTTGCCAAGTTAATCCGCTCTGCATACAGACTGTTGAATTTAGAAACATATTTTACTGCGGGTGTGAAAGAAGTGCGTGCATGGACCTATCCTAAAGGCGCAGTTGCACCGCAGGCTGCGGGTGTTATTCACTCTGACTTTGAAAAAGGTTTTATTCGAGCCGAAGTAATCAAATACAGTGATTTTGTACAATATAAATCGGAGTTAGGTTGTAAGGAAGCCGGTAAGATGAGTATTGAAGGAAAAGAATATGTGGTGCAGGATGGAGATATTATGCATTTTAGATTTAATGTATAG
- the hutH gene encoding histidine ammonia-lyase, whose translation MENKHYITPQPLTFEKIDELLHQNIVVELSEESKELIQSCKNFLDDYLDKHDGPVYGINTGFGALHNKPISKKDLSKLQKNLLISHACGAGNEIPREVVRSMLLLKAHALSMGKSGVQLQTVQRILDFYNHQIYPVVLEQGSLGASGDLAPLAHLFLPLIGYGEVFFKGKTMSAAQMLKMQGWKPITLEAKEGLALLNGTQFMSAHAVYTLLKTFRLSKYADIIAALSIDAFNGRIDPFKEQLHVLRPHPGQLETAKNITALLQGSEILNQANKQVQDPYSFRCVPQVHGAIKDAINYVAGVVYTEINSVTDNPIVFPDEEMILSGGNFHGEPLALALDFLSIAMAEIGSISERRTYRLISGERDLPEFLVANPGLNSGFMIPQYAAASIVSLNKQMATPSSVDSIPSSNEQEDHVSMGGNAATKALKIAINVERVLAVELLNAAQAIEFRRPMKTSPYLEGFLAAFRAYVPFVKEDKIMYKEMEAALEFLNQGEFDEFHSTIL comes from the coding sequence ATGGAAAATAAGCATTATATAACACCTCAACCTCTGACATTTGAAAAGATAGACGAGCTACTGCACCAGAATATTGTGGTTGAGCTTTCGGAGGAGTCCAAAGAACTTATTCAATCATGCAAGAATTTTTTAGATGACTATTTAGATAAGCATGATGGTCCGGTATATGGTATCAATACCGGGTTTGGAGCTTTGCACAATAAACCCATCTCAAAAAAGGATTTGAGTAAATTGCAGAAAAACTTATTGATCAGTCATGCTTGTGGAGCCGGGAATGAAATACCTCGTGAAGTGGTGCGATCAATGCTTTTGTTAAAAGCACATGCATTAAGTATGGGGAAGTCTGGTGTTCAGCTTCAAACAGTACAGCGAATTCTGGATTTCTACAATCATCAAATTTATCCGGTGGTATTGGAACAGGGATCGCTTGGGGCATCGGGAGATTTAGCTCCACTGGCACATCTTTTTTTGCCATTGATAGGTTATGGTGAGGTTTTTTTCAAAGGGAAAACTATGAGTGCTGCTCAAATGTTAAAGATGCAAGGATGGAAGCCAATTACACTGGAGGCAAAAGAAGGATTGGCATTACTCAATGGTACGCAGTTTATGAGCGCTCATGCTGTCTATACCTTATTAAAAACTTTCCGTCTTTCGAAGTATGCCGATATTATTGCAGCCTTATCTATTGATGCTTTTAATGGCAGGATAGATCCCTTTAAAGAACAACTACATGTACTTAGACCTCATCCCGGCCAATTGGAAACGGCCAAAAATATCACTGCCTTATTGCAGGGCAGTGAAATATTAAATCAGGCCAATAAGCAAGTTCAAGATCCTTATTCATTTCGTTGTGTTCCTCAGGTGCACGGTGCTATTAAAGACGCTATCAATTACGTGGCTGGTGTTGTCTATACCGAAATTAATTCAGTGACCGATAATCCAATAGTCTTTCCTGATGAGGAAATGATTTTGTCAGGAGGTAACTTTCATGGTGAACCATTGGCTTTAGCCTTGGATTTCTTAAGTATTGCCATGGCTGAAATAGGCAGTATTTCGGAGCGAAGAACTTATCGCCTGATATCCGGAGAAAGAGACTTGCCCGAGTTTTTAGTGGCCAATCCAGGATTGAATTCTGGATTTATGATTCCTCAGTATGCAGCGGCATCCATTGTAAGTTTAAATAAACAAATGGCTACTCCTTCGTCGGTGGACTCCATACCGTCATCGAATGAACAAGAAGACCATGTGAGTATGGGAGGTAATGCGGCCACAAAGGCGCTTAAGATTGCTATTAATGTAGAACGTGTGTTGGCTGTGGAGTTATTAAATGCAGCTCAGGCTATTGAATTCAGAAGGCCGATGAAAACTTCACCTTATCTGGAGGGTTTTTTAGCCGCTTTTAGAGCGTATGTGCCTTTTGTGAAGGAGGATAAAATTATGTATAAGGAGATGGAAGCCGCCCTTGAATTTTTGAATCAGGGAGAATTCGATGAATTTCACTCTACTATTTTGTAA
- the hisS gene encoding histidine--tRNA ligase has protein sequence MAQKPTIPKGTRDFSPVEMAKRNFIFDTIKSVFLKYGYQAIETPAMENLSTLMGKYGEEGDKLLFKILNSGDFLAKADPHSLSEKNSVKITSQISEKGLRYDLTVPFARFVVQHQNEITFPFKRYQIQPVWRADRPQKGRYREFFQCDVDVVGSNSLMNEVELIQIVDDVYQALNIQVLVKMNNRKILSGIAEIIGAADKIVDITVAIDKLDKIGIEKVNEELEQKGLPREAVDQLQPIINLTGTNQEKIATLKTVFAHSEVGLKGVEEIETVFAYLASLDISTEVELDLTLARGLNYYTGAIFEVKALDVQIGSITGGGRYDDLTGIFGLKDVSGVGISFGADRIYDVMNQLDLYPKESIVSTQLLFVNFGEKEALYSLKNLQKIRKAGINAELYPDAAKMKKQMTYANKKAIAFVAMAGEDEMNQGKLTLKNMTTGEQQLLTVEEVINVIA, from the coding sequence ATGGCTCAAAAACCCACTATACCAAAAGGAACAAGAGATTTTTCACCGGTTGAAATGGCAAAAAGAAATTTTATTTTTGATACCATTAAATCGGTATTTTTAAAATATGGTTACCAGGCCATTGAGACACCAGCAATGGAGAATTTATCCACCCTCATGGGAAAATATGGTGAGGAAGGAGATAAGCTTCTTTTTAAGATACTGAATTCAGGTGATTTTTTAGCCAAGGCTGACCCACATTCTTTAAGCGAAAAAAACTCGGTAAAGATCACCTCTCAAATATCGGAGAAAGGACTTCGTTATGATTTAACGGTGCCTTTCGCACGTTTTGTAGTGCAGCACCAGAATGAGATTACCTTTCCGTTTAAGCGATATCAAATTCAACCAGTTTGGAGGGCGGATAGACCACAGAAAGGACGCTATAGGGAGTTTTTTCAGTGCGATGTAGATGTTGTGGGATCAAATTCCTTAATGAATGAGGTGGAGCTGATACAAATTGTGGATGATGTGTATCAGGCTTTAAATATTCAGGTGTTGGTTAAGATGAATAACCGTAAGATATTAAGTGGTATTGCCGAGATTATTGGAGCAGCGGATAAAATCGTAGATATTACTGTGGCTATTGATAAGTTGGATAAGATTGGTATTGAGAAGGTTAATGAGGAGTTGGAACAGAAAGGATTGCCTCGTGAAGCTGTAGATCAATTGCAACCAATCATCAATTTAACGGGAACAAATCAAGAAAAAATAGCTACCCTAAAAACTGTATTTGCGCATTCCGAAGTTGGTTTAAAAGGTGTTGAAGAAATAGAAACTGTTTTTGCATACCTGGCTTCTTTGGATATATCCACGGAGGTAGAGCTAGATTTGACCTTGGCCAGGGGTTTAAATTATTATACCGGAGCTATCTTCGAAGTGAAAGCCTTGGATGTGCAGATTGGCAGTATCACTGGTGGAGGTAGATATGATGATTTGACAGGTATCTTTGGCTTAAAAGATGTTTCTGGTGTGGGTATTTCTTTTGGAGCAGATCGTATTTATGATGTTATGAATCAGTTGGATCTTTATCCTAAAGAATCTATTGTTTCAACCCAGTTATTATTTGTGAATTTTGGAGAAAAAGAAGCCTTGTATTCATTAAAAAACTTGCAAAAAATTCGTAAGGCCGGCATCAATGCGGAGTTATATCCTGATGCAGCCAAAATGAAGAAACAGATGACTTATGCCAACAAAAAGGCTATTGCATTTGTGGCTATGGCAGGTGAAGATGAGATGAACCAAGGAAAACTTACCTTGAAAAATATGACCACAGGCGAACAGCAATTACTGACTGTGGAAGAGGTGATTAATGTCATCGCCTAA
- a CDS encoding adenylate/guanylate cyclase domain-containing protein, whose product MNTVRILIIGNDVINLQIIKRQLLDFDEEWLIINKSCDDAIPELNHTYYSLILIDCEEPSAELLEKIHFIKRSNKNWDTPVLVSLQNTEPTIIKKLLIAGALDFIQKPFKNVELFARVRTALTLSSSIKKLEKQARVISEGQNKIQEIVSGLLPNEIVTELTLFGESKPKKYREASVLFIDMVDFTKKSTKLSPKILIDELSQIFSSFDQIIKKNNCTRIKTMGDGYLAVSGIPTPNKNHAENLIMAAIDIRDYLIERNIENPVKWDAKIGINSGEVIGSILGTNNCLFDVFGDTVNVASRMEKKCDPNQINVGIKTYMLTRDKYRFIERLPNQVKGIGIKKMYYLKSKVQPNSLHPNTTAPPIKFSFKSEIATNR is encoded by the coding sequence ATGAACACAGTTAGAATACTGATTATTGGAAACGACGTAATTAACTTACAAATAATAAAAAGACAGCTACTTGACTTTGATGAGGAATGGTTAATCATCAACAAGTCCTGCGACGATGCAATTCCGGAATTAAACCATACCTACTATAGCTTAATTTTAATAGACTGTGAGGAGCCTTCTGCCGAACTATTGGAAAAAATTCATTTTATTAAAAGATCCAACAAAAACTGGGATACACCCGTCTTAGTTAGCCTTCAAAATACAGAGCCAACAATTATAAAAAAACTATTAATTGCCGGCGCTTTAGATTTCATCCAAAAGCCATTTAAGAATGTTGAGCTATTTGCACGTGTACGTACTGCACTCACCTTATCTAGCTCCATTAAGAAACTAGAGAAACAAGCGCGTGTTATAAGCGAAGGCCAAAACAAAATACAGGAAATCGTATCTGGTCTACTTCCCAACGAAATAGTAACCGAACTCACTCTTTTTGGAGAATCAAAACCAAAAAAATACAGAGAGGCCTCTGTTTTATTTATTGACATGGTGGACTTTACAAAGAAATCAACTAAACTATCTCCCAAGATATTAATTGATGAGTTATCGCAAATATTCTCTTCTTTTGACCAAATCATTAAGAAAAATAATTGTACCCGTATTAAAACGATGGGCGATGGCTATCTGGCCGTTTCAGGGATCCCAACCCCCAACAAAAATCATGCTGAGAACCTCATAATGGCCGCCATAGACATTCGTGATTATTTAATAGAGCGAAACATAGAAAATCCGGTTAAATGGGATGCCAAAATTGGTATTAACTCCGGTGAAGTAATTGGGAGTATACTTGGCACAAACAACTGTTTGTTTGATGTTTTTGGCGACACGGTCAATGTGGCTTCGAGAATGGAAAAGAAATGCGATCCCAACCAAATTAATGTAGGCATCAAAACATATATGCTTACGCGCGATAAATATAGGTTTATTGAGCGCTTACCTAATCAGGTAAAAGGCATTGGGATAAAAAAAATGTATTACTTAAAATCAAAGGTTCAACCAAATAGTTTACATCCCAATACAACTGCGCCTCCCATTAAATTCTCATTTAAATCAGAGATAGCGACAAATCGCTAA